The Maylandia zebra isolate NMK-2024a linkage group LG7, Mzebra_GT3a, whole genome shotgun sequence genome contains a region encoding:
- the LOC101464551 gene encoding troponin I, fast skeletal muscle codes for MSEGKKMTSSRRHHLKSLMLQIAANLLEQEAAEIIVTKEAYLAENCAALDLSRDQAALMDFCKKLHQAIDKIDEERYDTQVKVEKADKEITELKMKVIELAGVKKPALKKVRMSADAMLKALLGSKHTVNMDLRANLKQVKKEVKEESAEVVGDWRKNIEDKADRKKMFETS; via the exons ATGTCTGA GGGAAAGAAGATGACGTCAAGCCGCAGGCATCATCTCAAG AGTTTAATGCTGCAAATCGCTGCCAACTTGCTCGAGCAGGAAGCTGCTGAAATCATCGTCACCAAAGAAGCTTACCTTGCAGAGAACTGTGCCGCCCTCGACCTGAGCAGAGACCAGGCAGCTCTGATG GACTTCTGCAAAAAGCTGCATCAGGCCATTGATAAGATTGATGAGGAGAGATACGACACCCAGGTCAAAGTGGAAAAGGCCGACAAAGAG ATCACTGAACTGAAGATGAAGGTCATTGAGCTGGCCGGAGTGAAGAAACCAGCCTTGAAGAAAGTGCGTATGAGTGCCGACGCCATGCTTAAAGCTCTTCTGGGCTCCAAACACACGGTAAACATGGACCTCAGGGCCAACCTGAAGCAGGTCAAGAAGGAGGTGAAGGAGGAG TCTGCTGAGGTGGTGGGCGACTGGCGCAAGAACATTGAGGACAAGGCTGACAGGAAGAAGATGTTTGAGACCTCTTAA